In one Fodinicola acaciae genomic region, the following are encoded:
- a CDS encoding isocitrate lyase/PEP mutase family protein: MTVDFFRSLHRNGQPLVLPNCWDAASARVIESAGAAAIATTSAGVAWSLGAADGNFLTREAAIALVSRVAEAVSVPVTADIEAGFADSASGVADTVKLVADAGAVGVNIEDGVAGGLRPVAEQVARYSAAASAGVFVNARIDTYLRGVDNAFEETLIRARAYVEAGVDGIFVPGVADLDVIKRFVEEISVPVNVMVGPGAPSVDALAGVGVARVSAGSAISQAAYQVAFDSARELLGGGTMTAAAFDYGGLNTLLGR; this comes from the coding sequence ATGACAGTTGACTTCTTTCGCTCACTCCACCGCAACGGCCAGCCGCTCGTCCTGCCGAACTGCTGGGATGCCGCCAGCGCGCGCGTCATCGAGTCGGCCGGCGCCGCGGCGATCGCCACGACCAGTGCCGGTGTCGCCTGGAGCCTCGGTGCCGCCGATGGCAACTTCCTTACGCGCGAGGCGGCCATCGCGCTCGTGTCGCGAGTCGCGGAGGCCGTTTCCGTACCGGTGACGGCTGACATCGAGGCCGGCTTCGCCGACTCGGCTTCCGGCGTCGCCGACACCGTCAAGCTCGTCGCGGATGCCGGCGCGGTCGGCGTCAACATCGAGGACGGTGTGGCCGGCGGCCTGCGTCCGGTGGCCGAGCAGGTGGCGCGCTATTCCGCCGCCGCGAGCGCCGGCGTCTTCGTGAACGCGCGCATCGACACGTATTTGCGTGGTGTCGACAACGCCTTTGAGGAGACGCTGATTCGCGCGCGTGCGTACGTGGAGGCCGGCGTCGACGGCATTTTCGTTCCTGGCGTCGCGGATCTTGACGTGATCAAGCGGTTCGTCGAGGAGATTTCCGTGCCGGTGAACGTCATGGTCGGTCCCGGTGCGCCTTCGGTGGACGCGCTTGCCGGTGTCGGTGTCGCGCGTGTCAGCGCTGGCTCGGCGATCTCCCAGGCCGCGTACCAGGTCGCTTTCGACAGCGCTCGCGAACTGCTGGGCGGGGGGACGATGACCGCCGCCGCCTTCGACTACGGCGGCCTGAACACGCTCCTCGGCCGCTGA
- a CDS encoding FAD-dependent monooxygenase produces MDVIVVGAGPTGLMLARELRLAGVRATVLEKSATRSIQSKAGGLHSRTAEVFRMRGLLEETAARAQEREQTGGHFAALPVPLDFAALDTRSPYVVATTQGDVEDILERGLAVEREREVVGISQDADRVRVRVVGPEGPYELTASYLVACDGGHSTVRKLLEVPFPGRAGQSSMVLADVLVDGDGVPTVRDHFSRHVKHSTQRAAILSPLPGGFHRLMFGGPEQRGKTRTDEVTADEVRAVLADVYGPDVRLRSVRAASRFSDASRQVESYRVGQVFLAGDAAHVHLPTGGQGMNLGLQDAFNLGWKLAAAVRGDVDLLDTYHAERHPVGARVLLNTRAQGSIMDFRDLNTAAMRTLLTEWLAVPELNRKVAAMISGLDIRYDLGSDHPLVGARMPDRLLETADGSEWFSSLAVDGRGVLIDFGGRTHDGWGDRVRLVNAKPHEDFDAAAVLVRPDGHVAWLGDDPTAALTHWFGAAR; encoded by the coding sequence ATGGATGTCATCGTGGTTGGGGCCGGACCGACCGGCCTGATGCTGGCGCGCGAGCTGCGGCTCGCCGGTGTGCGTGCGACCGTGCTGGAGAAATCGGCGACGCGGTCGATCCAGTCGAAGGCCGGCGGCCTGCACAGCCGTACGGCCGAGGTGTTCCGGATGCGCGGGTTGCTGGAGGAGACGGCGGCCCGGGCCCAGGAGCGCGAACAGACCGGTGGCCATTTCGCCGCGTTGCCGGTGCCGCTGGACTTCGCCGCTCTGGACACGCGGAGTCCGTACGTCGTGGCGACGACGCAGGGCGATGTCGAGGACATCCTGGAGCGGGGTCTCGCGGTCGAGCGTGAGCGGGAGGTCGTCGGCATCTCGCAGGACGCCGATCGGGTGCGCGTGCGGGTCGTCGGACCGGAGGGGCCGTACGAGCTGACCGCCAGCTATCTGGTGGCCTGCGACGGCGGTCACAGCACCGTCCGCAAGCTGCTCGAGGTGCCGTTCCCCGGACGTGCCGGGCAGTCGTCGATGGTGCTCGCGGACGTGCTGGTGGACGGCGACGGCGTGCCGACTGTTCGTGACCATTTTTCGCGGCACGTAAAGCATTCGACTCAGCGCGCGGCGATCCTGAGCCCGCTGCCCGGCGGCTTCCACCGGCTGATGTTCGGCGGGCCGGAACAGCGGGGGAAGACACGCACCGACGAGGTGACCGCCGACGAGGTCCGCGCTGTGCTGGCCGACGTGTACGGACCGGACGTGCGGCTGCGGAGCGTACGCGCGGCGTCGCGATTCAGCGACGCGTCGCGGCAGGTCGAGTCGTATCGCGTCGGCCAGGTGTTCCTGGCCGGCGACGCGGCGCACGTCCACCTGCCGACCGGCGGCCAGGGCATGAACCTCGGCCTGCAGGACGCGTTCAACCTCGGCTGGAAGCTCGCGGCGGCGGTGCGCGGCGACGTCGACCTGCTCGACACCTACCACGCCGAGCGCCATCCGGTCGGCGCGCGCGTACTGCTCAACACACGTGCGCAGGGCTCGATCATGGACTTCCGCGACCTGAACACCGCCGCGATGCGGACTCTGCTGACCGAATGGCTGGCGGTGCCGGAGCTCAACCGGAAGGTCGCGGCGATGATCTCCGGCCTCGACATTCGCTATGACCTCGGCAGTGACCATCCGCTGGTCGGCGCGCGGATGCCTGACCGGCTGCTGGAGACCGCCGACGGCTCCGAGTGGTTCAGCTCGCTCGCGGTCGACGGTCGCGGTGTGCTGATCGACTTCGGCGGACGTACGCACGACGGCTGGGGTGATCGCGTGCGCCTGGTCAACGCGAAACCCCACGAGGACTTCGATGCGGCCGCCGTGCTCGTACGTCCCGATGGTCATGTCGCCTGGCTCGGCGACGACCCGACGGCCGCGCTCACCCACTGGTTCGGCGCGGCGCGCTGA
- a CDS encoding TetR/AcrR family transcriptional regulator codes for MTSDLGLRERKKLRTRQAISDAAIELFLRRGYDAVSVADVAAAAEVSKPTLFKYFRSKEELVLDRIDDHRDEPARAVRERAPGESPLDALHRRQRELLDDRDPVTGISDAPRVVAFHRLLYTTESLANGLLAYSVNGRELLRDALVEAVGPGPHPLTATLVASQILTISGLLSAENWRQVDAGRTTEEIYPEAVAALDAAYALLRDGLGDYCG; via the coding sequence ATGACCTCTGACCTCGGCCTGCGTGAGCGCAAGAAGCTGCGCACGCGGCAGGCCATCTCGGACGCCGCGATCGAGCTGTTTCTTCGCCGTGGATACGACGCGGTGTCGGTCGCCGACGTGGCCGCGGCCGCCGAGGTGTCCAAGCCGACCCTGTTCAAGTACTTCCGCAGCAAGGAGGAGCTGGTCCTCGACCGGATCGACGACCACCGCGACGAGCCGGCGCGTGCGGTCCGCGAGCGAGCGCCCGGCGAGTCGCCGCTGGACGCGCTGCACCGCCGCCAACGCGAGCTGCTCGACGACCGCGATCCGGTGACCGGCATCAGCGACGCGCCACGCGTCGTCGCCTTCCATCGGCTGCTCTACACGACCGAGAGCCTGGCCAACGGCCTGCTCGCGTACTCGGTGAACGGACGAGAGCTGCTCCGCGACGCGCTGGTGGAGGCCGTCGGTCCGGGTCCGCATCCGCTGACCGCGACGCTGGTCGCCAGTCAGATCCTGACCATTTCGGGGCTGTTGTCGGCGGAGAACTGGCGGCAGGTCGACGCCGGTCGGACGACCGAGGAGATCTATCCGGAGGCGGTCGCCGCGTTGGACGCCGCGTACGCGCTGCTGCGGGACGGACTCGGAGACTACTGCGGGTAG
- the recN gene encoding DNA repair protein RecN, with product MLEEVRISGLGVIDDAELHLSDGLTVVTGETGAGKTMVVTALDLLFGGRADAGRVRTGAERALVEGRLSLNKRTKFGKRILARAEEAGGEADDDGSLVLSRSVSPEGRSRAHLGGRSVPAAVLSDIGELAVTVHGQMDQVRLLRPAEQRAALDSYGGAEISELLEAHRDAFRRWREAAADLADRTARAGELAEQAEYLRIGLAAVEQLDPQPGEDAELKTEAQRLEHADALRTAALTAHQALAGDPTAATLDAVDVTSLLDAARRALAAAAGDDPELAALATRTDELAALVGELSTDLSAYADGIEGDPARLDWIQERRARLATVARRYVNGPDELPEWAEQARLKLEGLDSSDEALAALAAEVEKLRLEVTDNAVRLSAARVAVADEFGSAVTTELGGLAMPHARVTANVWTVDARADGPSIVVDDREVAVGPDGIDEIEICLQPHPGSPPLPLQKGASGGELSRVMLAVEVVLAGGGSTATLVFDEVDAGVGGKAAVEVGARLARLARSHQVLVVTHLPQVAAFADRHLMVDKDSGGSVTTSSVRWLDDEGRARELARMLAGMEDSMLGMAHATELLEKAQATKDAGFKQPRRKRTKK from the coding sequence GTGCTGGAGGAAGTGCGGATCAGCGGGCTCGGCGTGATCGACGACGCCGAGCTGCACCTGTCCGACGGCCTGACCGTGGTGACCGGCGAGACCGGTGCCGGCAAGACGATGGTCGTGACCGCTCTCGACCTGCTCTTCGGCGGCCGGGCCGACGCCGGCCGAGTCCGCACCGGCGCCGAGCGCGCGCTGGTGGAGGGCCGGCTGAGCCTCAACAAGCGGACCAAGTTTGGCAAGCGCATCCTCGCGCGCGCCGAGGAGGCCGGCGGCGAGGCCGACGACGACGGCTCGCTCGTACTGTCCCGGTCGGTGTCGCCGGAAGGTCGGTCGCGCGCGCACCTGGGGGGCCGGTCGGTGCCGGCCGCGGTGCTCTCCGACATCGGCGAGCTGGCGGTCACCGTGCACGGCCAGATGGACCAGGTGCGGCTGCTGCGGCCGGCCGAGCAGCGTGCCGCGCTGGACTCCTACGGTGGCGCCGAGATCAGCGAGTTGCTGGAGGCGCACCGCGACGCCTTCCGGCGCTGGCGCGAGGCTGCCGCCGACCTCGCCGACCGCACCGCGCGTGCCGGTGAGCTGGCCGAGCAGGCCGAATACCTGCGGATCGGGTTGGCCGCGGTCGAGCAGCTGGACCCGCAGCCCGGCGAGGACGCGGAGCTGAAGACCGAGGCGCAGCGCCTCGAGCACGCCGACGCGCTGCGTACCGCCGCGTTGACCGCCCACCAGGCGCTGGCCGGCGATCCGACCGCGGCGACGCTGGACGCGGTCGACGTGACCAGCCTGCTCGACGCGGCTCGCCGCGCGCTGGCCGCGGCCGCCGGCGACGATCCGGAGCTGGCGGCGCTGGCGACGCGCACCGACGAGCTGGCCGCGCTGGTCGGCGAGCTCAGCACTGACCTGTCGGCGTACGCCGACGGCATCGAAGGCGACCCGGCGCGGCTGGACTGGATCCAGGAGCGCCGCGCGCGGCTGGCCACCGTCGCGCGCCGCTATGTCAACGGGCCGGACGAGCTGCCGGAGTGGGCCGAGCAGGCCCGGCTGAAGCTGGAGGGGCTCGACTCCTCCGACGAAGCGCTCGCCGCTTTGGCCGCGGAAGTGGAAAAGTTGCGGCTGGAGGTCACCGACAACGCGGTGCGGCTGTCCGCCGCGCGGGTCGCGGTCGCCGACGAGTTCGGGTCGGCCGTCACGACCGAGCTCGGTGGCCTGGCGATGCCGCACGCGCGGGTGACCGCCAACGTGTGGACGGTCGACGCACGCGCGGACGGGCCGTCGATCGTGGTGGACGATCGCGAGGTCGCGGTCGGTCCGGACGGCATCGACGAGATCGAAATCTGCCTGCAGCCGCATCCCGGCTCGCCGCCGCTGCCGCTGCAGAAAGGCGCCTCCGGTGGTGAGCTGTCCCGGGTGATGCTGGCCGTCGAAGTCGTGCTCGCCGGCGGCGGCAGCACCGCGACGCTGGTCTTCGACGAGGTGGACGCCGGTGTCGGCGGCAAAGCCGCGGTCGAGGTCGGTGCGCGGCTGGCGCGGCTGGCGCGTTCGCACCAGGTGCTGGTGGTGACGCACCTGCCGCAGGTGGCCGCGTTCGCCGACCGGCACCTGATGGTGGACAAGGACTCCGGCGGCTCGGTGACCACGTCGTCCGTACGCTGGCTCGACGACGAGGGCCGCGCGCGCGAGTTGGCCCGGATGCTGGCCGGCATGGAGGACAGCATGCTCGGCATGGCGCACGCCACCGAGCTGCTGGAGAAGGCGCAAGCCACCAAGGACGCCGGCTTCAAACAACCCCGCCGCAAGCGTACGAAGAAATAG
- the steA gene encoding putative cytokinetic ring protein SteA: MRMATLRRNRGHQSGITGIARLDRRTKRLTPRLSRGDIAFIDHVDLDQMAAEQIVAAGVFAVVNAAPSISGRYPNLGPQVIVNAGIPLIDEVGPEVFEQLRDGQAVRVDGEKVWLGDDVVASGKVQDAETVAAAMVRARDGLTVQLDAFAANATEFLRSEQELLLDGVGIPRVRTSIDGRPCLVVVRGYSYREDLAALGAYIREAKPVLIGVDAGADALVEAGYVPDLIVGDVAEVSDETLRAGAEVVVQAYPDGRAPGLKRAQDFNAESVTFPAAATSEDMALLLADECGASMIVTVGTHSSLIEFFDRGRSAMASSFLTRLRVSNKLVDAKAVQRLYRPTVSSRALVLLVVLTVLAMAGAVFAATAGQGLVQLLAEQWEAAVFALQRLIS, translated from the coding sequence ATGCGGATGGCCACCCTGCGGCGCAATCGTGGCCACCAGTCCGGGATCACCGGCATCGCCCGGCTCGACCGGCGGACCAAGCGGCTCACGCCGCGGCTGTCCCGTGGCGACATCGCCTTCATCGACCACGTCGACCTCGACCAGATGGCCGCCGAGCAGATCGTCGCGGCCGGCGTGTTCGCGGTGGTCAACGCGGCGCCGAGCATCTCCGGCCGCTATCCCAACCTGGGGCCGCAGGTCATCGTCAACGCCGGCATCCCGCTGATCGACGAGGTCGGCCCGGAGGTCTTCGAGCAGCTGCGCGACGGCCAGGCCGTACGGGTCGACGGTGAGAAGGTCTGGCTCGGCGACGACGTGGTGGCCAGCGGCAAGGTGCAGGACGCCGAGACGGTCGCCGCCGCGATGGTGCGGGCCAGGGACGGCCTCACCGTCCAGCTGGACGCCTTCGCCGCCAACGCCACCGAGTTCCTGCGTTCCGAGCAGGAGTTGCTGCTCGACGGCGTCGGCATCCCGCGGGTGCGGACGAGCATCGACGGCCGGCCGTGCCTGGTGGTCGTACGCGGCTACAGCTACCGCGAGGACCTGGCCGCGCTCGGCGCTTACATCCGCGAGGCCAAGCCGGTGCTGATCGGCGTCGACGCCGGTGCCGACGCGCTGGTGGAGGCCGGTTACGTGCCCGACCTGATCGTCGGCGACGTCGCCGAGGTCAGCGACGAGACGCTGCGCGCCGGCGCCGAGGTGGTCGTGCAGGCCTATCCGGACGGCCGCGCGCCGGGACTCAAACGCGCGCAGGACTTCAACGCCGAGTCGGTCACCTTCCCGGCCGCCGCGACCAGCGAGGACATGGCGCTGTTGCTGGCCGACGAATGCGGCGCGTCGATGATCGTCACCGTCGGCACACACTCCAGCCTGATCGAGTTCTTCGACCGGGGCCGGTCGGCGATGGCCTCCAGCTTCCTGACCCGGCTGCGGGTGAGCAACAAGCTGGTCGACGCCAAGGCCGTGCAGCGGCTCTACCGGCCGACGGTTTCCTCGCGCGCGCTGGTGTTGTTGGTCGTCCTCACCGTGCTGGCGATGGCCGGCGCGGTGTTCGCGGCGACCGCCGGACAGGGGCTCGTGCAACTGCTCGCCGAGCAGTGGGAGGCCGCCGTTTTCGCGCTGCAGAGGCTGATCTCGTGA
- a CDS encoding copper transporter, with translation MINFRFHIVSVLSVMLAVAAGLLVGGFALSGSGGAQGSNLRQSNTSLRSQVDDLQRQARSRDSFVRQVAPSLLANKLANRSVLVVSAPGVSTSAREGIEKMLAAAGAQVSGELAFTDAFFDPTRNNDEIDLAQRLLPLTVRGLPNNSNGVETASALIARVFADGKEKVDDASRTAILAGFGQLKMVTAADPTAVKPGQAVVIVTGEPYADQDAGKKNAAMLTMARQFRASFGAAVLAGTTASGDGNVLAAVRADKALAATLSTVDGVESADSQVATALAVAQQFGGKAGHYGTAKGATAPLPA, from the coding sequence GTGATCAATTTCCGCTTTCACATCGTGTCCGTGCTGTCGGTCATGCTCGCGGTCGCGGCCGGCCTGCTGGTCGGCGGCTTCGCGCTGAGCGGCAGCGGCGGCGCGCAGGGGAGCAACCTGCGGCAGAGCAACACCAGCCTGCGGTCCCAGGTCGACGACCTGCAGCGGCAGGCCCGCAGCCGGGACAGTTTCGTGCGGCAGGTCGCGCCGTCGCTGCTGGCCAACAAGCTGGCCAACCGCAGCGTGCTGGTGGTGAGCGCGCCAGGAGTCTCCACGTCGGCGCGCGAAGGCATCGAGAAGATGCTCGCCGCGGCCGGTGCCCAGGTCAGCGGCGAGCTGGCGTTCACCGACGCGTTCTTCGACCCGACCCGCAACAACGACGAGATCGACCTGGCGCAGCGGCTGCTGCCGCTGACCGTACGCGGACTGCCCAACAACTCCAACGGCGTCGAGACCGCGTCCGCGCTGATCGCGCGAGTTTTCGCCGATGGCAAGGAGAAAGTCGACGACGCCAGCCGGACGGCCATCCTCGCTGGCTTCGGCCAGCTCAAGATGGTGACCGCCGCCGACCCGACCGCGGTCAAACCGGGCCAGGCGGTGGTGATCGTCACCGGCGAGCCGTACGCCGACCAGGACGCCGGCAAGAAAAACGCGGCGATGCTGACCATGGCGAGGCAGTTCCGCGCGTCCTTCGGCGCCGCGGTGCTGGCCGGCACGACCGCCAGCGGCGACGGCAACGTGCTCGCGGCCGTACGCGCCGACAAGGCTCTGGCCGCCACGCTGTCCACTGTGGACGGCGTCGAGAGCGCCGACAGCCAGGTCGCGACCGCGCTGGCGGTGGCCCAGCAGTTCGGCGGCAAGGCCGGTCACTACGGCACGGCCAAGGGAGCGACGGCGCCGCTGCCGGCGTGA
- a CDS encoding CTP synthase, giving the protein MALSSWTKDQTTKHVFVTGGVASSLGKGLTASSLGNLLTARGLRVVMQKLDPYLNVDPGTMNPFQHGEVFVTEDGAETDLDVGHYERFLDTNLHGSANVTTGQVYSQVIAKERRGEYLGDTVQVIPHITDEIKRRVRTMADTEPAPDVVITEVGGTVGDIESLPFLESIRQVRHEVGRDNCFFLHVSLVPYLAPSGELKTKPTQHSVAALRSIGIQPDAIVCRSDREIPDSLKRKISLMCDVDADGVVAAPDAPSIYDIPKVLHSEGLDAYVVRRLGLPFRDVDWTRWDDLLQRVHKPKQTVTVALVGKYVDLPDAYLSVTEALRAGGFANHARVDIRWVVSDACQTASGAATALSGVDGVLIPGGFGVRGIEGKIGAIAHARRANIPVLGLCLGLQCMVIEVARGLAGLDGANSAEFDPSAAHPVIATMADQEDVVAGERDMGGTMRLGAYPATLVPDSITADAYGTTSVSERHRHRYEVNNDYRDRLSAAGLVFSGLSPDGRLVEFAELSRDVHPFFVGTQAHPEFKSRPTRSHPLFRAFVAAAVAYAEAARLPVEIPDATPAALPDPPADSKRRNRNHTHAGSVS; this is encoded by the coding sequence GTGGCCCTGTCCTCCTGGACAAAAGATCAGACGACAAAGCATGTTTTCGTCACCGGTGGCGTGGCGTCGTCCCTCGGCAAGGGCCTCACCGCCTCCAGTCTTGGCAACCTTCTGACCGCACGCGGTCTTCGGGTCGTGATGCAGAAGCTCGACCCCTATCTGAACGTCGACCCCGGCACGATGAACCCGTTCCAGCACGGCGAGGTGTTCGTCACCGAGGACGGCGCGGAGACCGACCTGGACGTCGGTCATTACGAGCGCTTCCTGGACACCAACCTGCACGGCTCGGCCAACGTCACGACCGGCCAGGTCTACAGCCAGGTGATCGCCAAGGAGCGGCGCGGCGAATACCTCGGGGACACCGTGCAGGTCATCCCGCACATCACCGACGAGATCAAGCGGCGCGTACGCACCATGGCCGACACCGAGCCGGCGCCGGACGTGGTGATCACCGAGGTCGGCGGCACGGTCGGCGACATCGAGTCGCTGCCGTTCCTGGAGTCGATCCGGCAGGTGCGCCACGAGGTCGGCCGGGACAACTGCTTCTTCCTGCACGTGTCCCTGGTGCCATATTTGGCGCCCAGCGGCGAGCTGAAGACCAAGCCGACGCAGCATTCGGTGGCCGCGCTGCGCAGCATCGGCATCCAGCCAGACGCGATCGTCTGTCGCTCGGACCGGGAGATCCCCGACTCGCTCAAGCGCAAGATCTCGCTGATGTGCGACGTCGACGCCGACGGCGTGGTCGCCGCACCGGACGCGCCGAGCATCTACGACATCCCCAAGGTGCTGCACTCCGAAGGCCTCGACGCGTACGTGGTGCGCCGGCTCGGCCTGCCGTTCCGCGACGTCGACTGGACCCGCTGGGACGACCTGCTGCAGCGGGTCCACAAGCCGAAGCAGACGGTCACGGTGGCGCTGGTCGGCAAGTACGTCGACCTGCCAGACGCCTACCTCTCGGTCACCGAGGCGCTGCGCGCCGGCGGTTTCGCCAACCACGCGCGAGTGGACATCCGGTGGGTCGTCTCCGATGCCTGCCAGACCGCGTCCGGTGCGGCCACCGCGCTGTCCGGCGTCGACGGCGTGCTGATCCCCGGTGGCTTCGGCGTACGCGGCATCGAGGGCAAGATCGGCGCGATCGCACACGCCCGGCGCGCCAACATCCCGGTGCTCGGCCTGTGCCTCGGCCTGCAGTGCATGGTGATCGAGGTGGCGCGCGGGCTGGCTGGCCTGGACGGCGCCAACTCCGCCGAGTTCGACCCGTCCGCCGCGCATCCGGTGATCGCCACAATGGCCGACCAGGAGGACGTCGTCGCCGGAGAGCGTGACATGGGCGGCACGATGCGCCTCGGTGCGTATCCGGCGACGCTCGTGCCGGACAGCATCACCGCCGACGCGTACGGCACCACCTCGGTGTCCGAGCGGCACCGGCACCGCTACGAGGTCAACAACGACTACCGCGACCGGCTGTCGGCCGCCGGCCTGGTCTTCTCCGGCCTGTCACCGGACGGCCGGCTGGTCGAGTTTGCCGAGCTGTCCCGCGACGTACACCCGTTTTTCGTTGGTACGCAAGCACATCCGGAGTTCAAGTCGCGGCCGACCCGGTCGCATCCGCTGTTTCGCGCCTTCGTCGCCGCGGCCGTCGCGTACGCCGAAGCGGCGCGGCTGCCGGTCGAGATCCCCGATGCGACCCCGGCCGCACTGCCTGACCCACCGGCCGATTCCAAGCGTCGCAACCGCAACCACACGCACGCCGGCTCGGTGAGCTGA
- a CDS encoding NUDIX domain-containing protein codes for MPDVFAVTSSTEQFRSPIMRIVSDDVVMPGGQTSRRDYMVHIGAVGVAALDDEGRIVLVRQYRHPVRQELWELPAGLLDVHGEAGHATAARELAEEADLKAGRWDVLTDLLTTPGCSDEAIRIYLARDLSPTDETFDRVGEEALMSVRRVPLDEAVSWVFAGQIRNAAACVGVLAAARARDNGFTGLRPATADWTDRPGH; via the coding sequence GTGCCGGACGTTTTCGCGGTCACGTCGAGCACGGAGCAGTTTCGCAGTCCGATCATGCGGATCGTCAGCGACGACGTGGTGATGCCCGGCGGGCAGACCAGCCGCCGCGACTACATGGTGCACATCGGCGCGGTCGGCGTCGCCGCGCTCGACGATGAAGGCCGGATCGTGCTGGTGCGGCAATATCGCCACCCGGTCCGCCAGGAACTGTGGGAGCTGCCGGCCGGCCTGCTCGACGTCCACGGCGAGGCCGGCCACGCCACGGCCGCCCGCGAGCTGGCCGAGGAGGCGGACCTGAAGGCCGGCCGGTGGGACGTGCTGACCGACCTGCTCACCACGCCCGGCTGCAGCGACGAGGCGATCCGGATCTACCTCGCGCGCGACCTCTCTCCGACCGACGAGACGTTTGACCGCGTGGGCGAGGAAGCGCTGATGAGCGTGCGGCGCGTACCACTGGACGAGGCCGTCTCGTGGGTCTTCGCCGGCCAGATCCGCAACGCCGCCGCCTGCGTCGGCGTGCTGGCGGCCGCTCGCGCGCGCGACAACGGCTTCACCGGCCTGCGGCCAGCCACCGCGGACTGGACTGACCGACCCGGCCACTGA
- a CDS encoding type II toxin-antitoxin system HicB family antitoxin yields the protein MSSTFAIIVDRGETGSFGAWCPDLPGCVAAAETQEECLELMYEAIEIHLAGMREDGEPIPHPATVAATTFHHRSLTSRPGRLTDRLSGRVGQSSPRWLAAGR from the coding sequence GTGAGCTCTACGTTCGCGATCATCGTCGATCGCGGCGAGACCGGCAGCTTTGGCGCTTGGTGCCCCGATCTTCCTGGCTGCGTCGCGGCTGCCGAGACTCAGGAGGAGTGCCTGGAGTTGATGTACGAGGCGATCGAGATCCACCTCGCCGGCATGCGCGAGGATGGTGAGCCGATTCCGCATCCGGCCACCGTCGCCGCGACGACCTTCCACCATCGCAGCCTGACGTCGAGACCCGGTCGGCTCACCGATCGGCTCAGTGGCCGGGTCGGTCAGTCCAGTCCGCGGTGGCTGGCCGCAGGCCGGTGA
- a CDS encoding type II toxin-antitoxin system HicA family toxin: MRSTGISPPRTAGGARPTTVRETIRRVEADGWVLIGVTGSHRHYKHPVKPGRVTIAGKPSTDLSVGTERSIPRQAGLRRR; this comes from the coding sequence ATACGTTCGACCGGGATTTCGCCTCCACGCACGGCAGGAGGTGCCAGGCCAACGACAGTCCGTGAGACGATCAGGCGCGTCGAGGCCGACGGTTGGGTTCTGATCGGTGTGACCGGCAGCCATCGGCACTACAAGCATCCAGTGAAGCCAGGCCGAGTCACCATTGCCGGCAAGCCGAGTACGGACTTGTCGGTGGGGACCGAGCGCAGCATCCCTAGGCAGGCAGGACTCCGCAGGAGGTAG
- a CDS encoding LysR family transcriptional regulator, translating into MAVEFRHLEAFLAIADELHFGRAAARLRVAQSSLSEQLSKLERAVGVRLVERTSHRVALSEAGEAFRGEAMRLLAARARAVEVARAAAAGDAGHLRIGFNYPAGQRVLMPAMARLHERWPRIRTTLREGRTGPQLSDLTSGRLDLAFVYGRPTVPGVCHEHVLTVPVVALVGERHPLAGREEIRCAELAAHRCVIFRREQSPAMYDAIVAAGVELSPLDRVDDPAATEIVVATEMLVAFASAVRAETGVGGNLTAVQLTDPVPTLDVYAVWRENSDRAVRLFLDCVRDR; encoded by the coding sequence ATGGCGGTGGAGTTTCGGCATCTCGAGGCGTTTCTGGCGATCGCCGACGAGCTGCACTTCGGCAGGGCGGCGGCGCGGCTGCGGGTCGCGCAGTCGTCGTTGAGTGAGCAGCTCAGCAAGCTGGAGCGCGCGGTCGGCGTACGGCTGGTGGAGCGCACGTCCCATCGCGTGGCGCTGTCCGAAGCCGGCGAGGCGTTTCGCGGGGAGGCGATGCGGCTGCTGGCGGCTCGCGCCCGCGCCGTCGAGGTGGCGCGGGCGGCGGCGGCCGGCGATGCCGGACATCTGCGGATCGGCTTCAACTACCCGGCCGGCCAGCGCGTACTCATGCCGGCGATGGCACGCCTGCACGAGCGCTGGCCACGGATCCGGACGACGTTGCGCGAGGGGCGTACCGGACCGCAGCTGTCGGACCTGACCAGCGGCCGGTTGGATCTGGCGTTCGTGTACGGTCGGCCGACCGTGCCGGGCGTGTGCCATGAGCACGTGCTGACCGTGCCGGTGGTGGCACTGGTGGGGGAGCGGCATCCGCTGGCCGGCCGCGAGGAGATCCGCTGCGCCGAGCTGGCCGCCCATCGTTGCGTGATCTTCCGGCGTGAGCAGAGCCCGGCGATGTACGACGCGATCGTTGCGGCCGGCGTCGAGCTGAGTCCGCTGGACCGGGTCGACGATCCGGCCGCGACCGAGATCGTGGTCGCCACCGAGATGTTGGTGGCGTTTGCCTCTGCCGTACGCGCCGAGACCGGTGTTGGCGGCAACCTGACCGCGGTCCAGCTCACCGATCCGGTGCCGACCCTGGATGTTTACGCGGTGTGGCGGGAAAACTCCGATCGCGCCGTCCGGCTTTTCCTGGACTGCGTACGCGATCGATAG